Proteins encoded together in one Rhizobacter sp. J219 window:
- a CDS encoding S8 family serine peptidase: MKSFLLRATAMSAMALLLAAMPAHAGSPSKPTRATGTPPPPSLRLSAGAVPSGARSEALRQKSQQLLVKFRAGVSAAQMQTVLSSFNATRFDRFYQPRRLQALAERMQAWRVVSFAPGTNLSRAYESLLRHGQVEAVAPNAVLRVQATPNDLDNRLWGLHNTGQTSGRADADIDAPEAWNTITQANNVVVAVIDTGVDYRHPDLAANMWTNPGEIPGNGVDDDGNGYVDDVHGYDFANNDGDPMDDNSHGTHVSGTIGAVGNNSLGVVGVAWRTKIMALKFIGADGYGLTSDAINAILYAADMGAKVSNNSWGGLAWDRGGVLYSKPLQDAIQTAADAGMLFVAAAGNDGTFTDEFATAIPAGLPVPNIISVAATDHQDELAWFSNHGSVEVDIAAPGVSILSTVPNGGYDSYQGTSMASPHVAGAAALLFAQNPGITYHEVKAILMNRADVVPGTTSKVASGGRLNLNKAVRFKSGADCQAFSATPAAHITAARAYACGLNNLYACAVGSGQQIGSRSSFTPVSLVRSRDNAYATGVCKAGDMPPRITLSGDTERYLLAGTAYTAPSATAHDREDGVLTSKIRVSGNVNTATPGHYVLQYDVSDSAGNLAVPEKRLIHVVAEDRPPMVDLIGPHCRMPLFCISMYIAQNSAFVDPGYFAYDELDGDLTGSVTRAGTVLTNTSQIGRYQVLYDVVDSRGQRNMARDSVYRDVFVLHPQLPRIFVDKPTVRIARGYCCFSPDAFAVDLRDGGLINMETTGSVNVDVAGTYVLNFRAVDSDGNVATASQTVYVINDVTAPTLTLNGAATITVQRGQQFNDPWATATDDLDPWPSVNGSGNVDTNVLGTYTLQYWATDGSGNRSNNVSRTVRVVESCTQTSATVAQHITAARAVACGTGNLYGCAVGSNDNLGSRYSTTPVIVREQPAGSNYFYRGACPAP, encoded by the coding sequence ATGAAATCGTTTCTTCTTCGCGCCACCGCCATGTCGGCGATGGCACTGCTGCTTGCCGCCATGCCGGCGCATGCCGGCAGCCCCAGCAAACCCACGCGTGCCACCGGCACGCCCCCACCGCCGAGCCTGCGCCTGAGTGCCGGCGCCGTGCCATCGGGCGCGCGCAGTGAAGCGCTGCGGCAGAAGTCGCAGCAGCTCTTGGTGAAGTTCCGCGCGGGGGTGTCCGCCGCTCAGATGCAGACCGTGCTGTCGAGCTTCAACGCGACGCGCTTCGACCGCTTCTACCAGCCGCGCCGACTGCAGGCCCTCGCCGAGCGCATGCAGGCTTGGCGCGTGGTCTCGTTCGCGCCCGGCACCAACCTCTCGCGCGCCTACGAAAGCCTGCTGCGCCACGGCCAGGTGGAGGCGGTGGCTCCCAATGCCGTCCTGCGCGTGCAGGCCACGCCGAACGACCTCGACAACCGCCTCTGGGGCCTGCACAACACCGGCCAGACCAGCGGCCGTGCCGATGCCGACATCGACGCCCCCGAAGCCTGGAACACCATCACCCAGGCGAACAACGTCGTCGTCGCGGTGATCGACACCGGCGTCGACTATCGCCACCCCGATCTCGCCGCCAACATGTGGACCAACCCGGGCGAGATCCCCGGCAACGGTGTCGACGACGACGGCAACGGCTACGTCGACGACGTCCACGGCTACGACTTCGCCAACAACGACGGCGACCCGATGGACGACAACAGCCACGGCACGCATGTGTCGGGCACCATCGGCGCCGTCGGCAACAACAGCCTCGGTGTGGTCGGCGTGGCCTGGCGCACCAAGATCATGGCGCTCAAGTTCATCGGCGCCGACGGTTATGGCCTCACCTCGGATGCGATCAACGCCATCCTCTACGCGGCCGACATGGGCGCCAAGGTGTCCAACAACAGCTGGGGCGGCCTCGCCTGGGACCGCGGCGGCGTGCTCTATTCCAAGCCGCTGCAAGACGCCATCCAGACGGCGGCCGATGCGGGCATGCTCTTCGTGGCCGCCGCCGGCAACGACGGCACCTTCACCGACGAGTTCGCGACCGCCATCCCCGCGGGCCTGCCGGTGCCCAACATCATCAGCGTGGCTGCGACCGACCACCAGGACGAGCTGGCCTGGTTCTCCAACCACGGCTCGGTCGAGGTCGACATCGCGGCCCCCGGCGTGAGCATCCTCTCCACGGTGCCGAACGGCGGCTACGACAGCTACCAGGGCACCTCGATGGCCTCGCCCCACGTGGCCGGCGCCGCCGCGTTGCTCTTCGCGCAAAACCCCGGCATCACCTACCACGAGGTGAAGGCCATCCTGATGAACCGTGCCGACGTGGTGCCCGGCACCACCAGCAAGGTGGCCAGCGGCGGGCGGCTCAACCTCAACAAGGCGGTGCGCTTCAAGAGCGGCGCCGACTGCCAGGCTTTCAGCGCCACGCCCGCGGCGCACATCACCGCCGCCCGTGCCTATGCCTGCGGCCTCAACAACCTGTACGCCTGCGCCGTCGGCTCGGGCCAGCAGATCGGCTCGCGCAGCAGCTTCACGCCGGTCTCGCTGGTGCGCTCGCGCGACAACGCCTATGCGACCGGCGTGTGCAAGGCGGGCGACATGCCGCCGCGCATCACGCTCAGCGGCGACACCGAGAGATACCTGCTTGCCGGCACCGCTTACACCGCACCCTCGGCCACGGCTCACGACCGCGAGGACGGCGTGCTCACGAGCAAGATCCGCGTCAGCGGCAACGTGAACACCGCGACACCCGGCCACTACGTGCTGCAGTACGACGTGAGCGACTCGGCTGGCAACCTGGCCGTGCCCGAGAAGCGCCTCATCCACGTGGTGGCGGAAGACCGCCCGCCGATGGTCGACCTGATCGGTCCGCACTGCCGCATGCCGCTTTTCTGCATCTCGATGTACATCGCGCAGAACTCGGCCTTCGTCGACCCAGGCTATTTCGCCTACGACGAACTCGATGGTGACCTGACCGGCAGCGTCACCCGTGCGGGCACCGTGCTCACCAACACCTCGCAGATCGGCCGCTACCAGGTGCTCTACGACGTGGTCGACAGCCGCGGCCAGCGCAACATGGCGCGCGACAGCGTCTACCGCGACGTCTTCGTGCTGCATCCGCAGCTGCCGCGCATCTTCGTCGACAAGCCCACGGTGCGCATTGCCCGCGGCTACTGCTGCTTCTCGCCCGATGCCTTCGCGGTCGACCTGAGAGACGGCGGCCTCATCAACATGGAGACCACCGGCAGCGTGAACGTCGACGTGGCCGGCACCTACGTGCTCAACTTCCGCGCCGTCGACAGCGACGGCAACGTGGCCACCGCCTCGCAGACGGTCTACGTCATCAATGACGTGACCGCGCCCACCCTCACGCTCAATGGCGCTGCCACCATCACCGTGCAGCGCGGCCAGCAGTTCAACGATCCGTGGGCCACGGCCACCGACGACCTCGACCCCTGGCCGAGCGTCAATGGCTCGGGCAACGTCGACACCAACGTGCTCGGCACCTACACGCTGCAGTACTGGGCGACCGACGGCAGCGGCAACCGCTCGAACAACGTCTCGCGCACGGTGCGCGTGGTCGAGTCGTGCACCCAGACCTCGGCCACCGTGGCGCAGCACATCACCGCAGCCCGCGCCGTGGCCTGCGGCACCGGCAACCTGTATGGCTGCGCAGTCGGGTCGAACGACAACCTCGGCTCGCGCTACTCCACCACGCCGGTGATCGTGCGCGAGCAGCCGGCGGGCTCGAACTACTTCTACCGCGGGGCCTGCCCGGCGCCGTGA
- a CDS encoding fibronectin type III domain-containing protein: MATAWAVAASTSTAAVVALPAYNIDKSKITVSGLSSGGFMANQLGYAYSATFSGVGVFAAGPYMCAGHSNYTACMYNATISASMLNTMQADINNWSGTAIDNKANVANQKVYMFVGTSDSTVGPNPMDALKTQYTNNGVPAANLEYVKRASTAHVFPTDFDSTGNNSCSSSASPYISNCGYDGAKAVLTKLYGTLNARNNAPAAANYIEFNQSAYTNNNPGMAASGWLYVPSSCASGTQCKLHVALHGCQQSYSNITDKFVKNTGYTRWADTNNIIVLFPQTKVDSTSRATSASGSLPNPNACWDWIGWYGSNFAQKAGTQAAAIKAMVDRVASGSTGGGGSLPAPTNVSTSNATTSSMTISWSTVNNAVGYNVYRNGAKVNGATVTTTSYTDGGLAAGTTYSWTVRALDGNGAEGASSSPASGTTTGTPPPTATCYTASNYAHTTAGRATQRGGYTYANGSNQNMGLWNTFTTTTLKQTGANYYVIGTCP; encoded by the coding sequence ATGGCCACCGCGTGGGCGGTAGCCGCCTCCACCAGCACGGCTGCCGTGGTCGCACTGCCGGCCTACAACATCGACAAGTCGAAGATCACCGTCTCCGGCCTGTCGTCGGGCGGCTTCATGGCCAACCAGCTCGGCTACGCCTACTCGGCCACCTTTTCCGGCGTGGGCGTGTTCGCCGCCGGCCCGTACATGTGTGCCGGCCACAGCAACTACACCGCCTGCATGTACAACGCGACCATCAGCGCCAGCATGCTCAACACCATGCAGGCCGACATCAACAACTGGAGCGGCACGGCCATCGACAACAAGGCCAACGTCGCCAACCAGAAGGTCTACATGTTCGTCGGCACCAGCGACTCAACCGTCGGCCCCAACCCGATGGACGCGCTGAAGACGCAGTACACCAACAACGGCGTGCCCGCCGCCAACCTCGAATACGTGAAGCGCGCGAGCACCGCGCACGTCTTCCCGACCGACTTCGACTCGACCGGCAACAACAGCTGCAGCAGCTCGGCCTCGCCCTACATCTCGAACTGCGGCTACGACGGCGCGAAAGCCGTGCTCACCAAGCTCTACGGCACGCTCAATGCGCGCAACAACGCACCGGCCGCGGCCAACTACATCGAGTTCAACCAGTCGGCCTACACCAACAACAACCCCGGCATGGCGGCCAGCGGCTGGCTGTACGTGCCGTCGTCGTGCGCGAGCGGCACGCAGTGCAAGCTGCACGTGGCGCTGCACGGCTGCCAGCAGAGCTACTCCAACATCACCGACAAGTTCGTGAAGAACACCGGCTACACCCGCTGGGCCGACACCAACAACATCATCGTGCTCTTCCCGCAGACCAAGGTCGACAGCACCAGCCGCGCCACCTCGGCCAGCGGCTCGCTGCCCAACCCCAACGCGTGCTGGGACTGGATCGGCTGGTACGGAAGCAACTTCGCGCAGAAGGCCGGCACCCAGGCCGCCGCGATCAAGGCGATGGTCGACCGCGTGGCCTCGGGTTCCACCGGCGGTGGCGGCAGCTTGCCCGCACCCACCAACGTGAGCACCTCCAACGCCACCACCAGCAGCATGACGATCAGCTGGAGCACGGTGAACAACGCGGTCGGCTACAACGTCTATCGCAACGGAGCGAAGGTCAACGGGGCGACCGTCACCACCACCAGCTACACCGACGGCGGCCTGGCCGCCGGCACCACCTACAGCTGGACGGTGCGCGCACTCGACGGCAACGGCGCCGAAGGCGCAAGCTCCTCGCCGGCCAGTGGCACCACCACCGGCACGCCACCGCCCACGGCCACCTGCTACACCGCGTCGAACTATGCGCACACCACCGCGGGCCGCGCCACGCAGCGCGGCGGGTACACCTATGCCAACGGGTCGAACCAGAACATGGGCCTGTGGAACACCTTCACCACCACCACGCTGAAGCAGACCGGCGCCAACTACTACGTGATCGGCACCTGCCCCTGA